The following are encoded in a window of Thermodesulfobacterium geofontis OPF15 genomic DNA:
- the alaS gene encoding alanine--tRNA ligase, whose protein sequence is MKGRTIRNLFLDYFVKLGHELVPSSSLIPHDDPTLLFTNAGMVQFKRVFLGEEVRPYKRAVSCQKCVRAGGKHNDLENVGYTARHHTFFEMLGNFSFGDYFKEEAIVYAWEFITKVLNLPKDRLYVTVYEKDDEAVFLWKKIAGFSEERIIKLGEKDNFWAMGDTGPCGPCSEIVYDQGEEFGCKKPDCAPGCDCDRFLEVWNLVFMQYEKDEKGNLKPLPKGCIDTGMGLERITAVIQGVPSNYETDLFAGIISKIEELSGRSFKKNKDTEVAFRVIADHIRASVFILSEGIMPSNEGRGYVLRRIIRRAERFGKILGLTEPFLYKLVDPVIQEFGDIYPELLKNENITKKILKIEEEKFLETLNLGLEILEKEIDRLQKENKKIIPGEVLFKLYDTYGFPYDLVRDQVLPLGFSLDLTTFEKLKEKAREESRKSWKGALERAPQFIKDLIREDLQTLFVGYETLETKAKVIEIKRENDFYYLITNLTPFYPEGGGQVYDTGIIIGSKGEGKVLETGKFHEIIYHKVKITKGVIEKDEEILMKVDQERRFHIQRHHTATHLLHAALRKVLGPHVRQAGSLVEEERLRFDFTHFQALTQKELNLVEELVNRWILENHPVEIFWIKKEEAEKMGAIAIFEEKYGEIVRVVKINEISMELCGGTHVKRTGDIGFFKIISESSVAGGIRRISALAGLKAYEWVKNLEEKIENTAKLLKTTPTDLEKKISALFNEIDGLKKEIKKLKSVDIKKSLEEKLKEVEEINGVKVLVASFETENMAELREIGDYFKNKLGSGIIFLIGEKELPLAVCMVTKDLANKYPAHKIFQKLEEFVGLKGGGKPELSQGSFKEKVKVEDIKALLQKELPNF, encoded by the coding sequence ATGAAAGGGAGAACTATCAGAAATCTATTTCTTGATTATTTTGTCAAATTGGGTCACGAATTAGTTCCAAGCTCATCTCTTATTCCTCATGATGATCCAACCCTTCTTTTTACTAATGCAGGGATGGTTCAATTTAAAAGAGTCTTCTTAGGAGAAGAAGTAAGACCTTATAAAAGAGCTGTTTCTTGCCAAAAATGCGTTCGTGCAGGTGGAAAACATAATGATTTGGAAAATGTAGGATATACTGCAAGACATCACACTTTTTTTGAAATGCTTGGTAATTTTTCCTTTGGAGATTACTTTAAAGAAGAAGCTATAGTTTATGCTTGGGAATTTATTACAAAAGTTTTAAATCTTCCTAAGGATAGACTTTATGTAACTGTATATGAAAAGGATGATGAAGCAGTTTTTCTTTGGAAAAAGATCGCTGGATTTTCTGAGGAAAGAATTATAAAATTAGGAGAAAAAGACAATTTTTGGGCAATGGGAGATACTGGTCCTTGTGGACCCTGTTCAGAAATAGTCTATGATCAGGGAGAGGAATTCGGATGTAAAAAACCTGATTGTGCTCCTGGATGCGATTGTGATAGATTTTTAGAAGTTTGGAATCTTGTTTTTATGCAATATGAAAAAGACGAAAAAGGAAATCTTAAACCTTTGCCTAAGGGTTGTATAGATACAGGAATGGGACTTGAAAGAATTACAGCAGTTATTCAAGGAGTTCCTTCTAATTATGAGACAGATCTTTTTGCAGGAATTATTTCAAAAATTGAGGAACTTTCAGGAAGATCCTTTAAAAAAAATAAAGATACTGAGGTAGCTTTTAGAGTAATAGCTGATCATATAAGAGCAAGTGTTTTTATACTTTCAGAAGGAATTATGCCTTCTAATGAAGGAAGAGGATATGTATTAAGAAGAATCATAAGAAGAGCAGAAAGATTTGGTAAAATTCTTGGTTTAACAGAGCCTTTTCTTTATAAACTTGTTGACCCAGTTATTCAAGAATTTGGAGATATTTATCCAGAACTTTTAAAAAATGAAAACATAACTAAAAAGATTCTTAAAATAGAAGAAGAAAAATTCTTAGAAACTTTAAATCTTGGACTTGAGATACTCGAAAAAGAGATAGATAGACTCCAAAAGGAAAATAAAAAAATTATTCCTGGTGAAGTTTTATTTAAACTTTATGATACCTATGGCTTCCCTTATGATCTTGTAAGAGATCAAGTGTTACCTCTTGGATTTTCTTTAGATTTAACTACCTTTGAAAAATTAAAAGAAAAAGCAAGAGAAGAAAGTAGAAAATCTTGGAAAGGTGCTTTAGAAAGAGCACCTCAATTTATTAAAGATTTAATTAGAGAAGATTTACAAACTTTATTTGTAGGTTATGAAACCTTAGAAACTAAAGCAAAAGTCATAGAAATTAAAAGAGAAAACGATTTTTACTATTTGATTACTAATTTAACCCCTTTTTATCCTGAAGGTGGTGGACAGGTTTATGATACCGGAATAATTATAGGTTCTAAAGGAGAAGGAAAAGTTTTAGAAACGGGAAAATTTCATGAAATTATTTATCATAAAGTTAAAATTACTAAAGGTGTAATTGAAAAGGATGAAGAAATTTTGATGAAAGTAGATCAAGAAAGAAGATTTCACATTCAAAGACATCATACTGCAACTCATCTTCTTCATGCAGCTTTAAGAAAGGTTTTAGGTCCTCATGTAAGACAAGCTGGTTCACTTGTTGAAGAAGAAAGGCTTCGCTTTGATTTTACCCATTTTCAAGCACTAACCCAAAAAGAACTCAATCTTGTAGAGGAATTAGTGAATAGATGGATTTTAGAAAATCATCCTGTTGAAATATTTTGGATAAAAAAGGAAGAAGCAGAAAAAATGGGAGCAATAGCAATTTTTGAGGAAAAATATGGAGAAATTGTAAGAGTAGTTAAAATAAATGAAATTTCTATGGAACTTTGTGGAGGAACCCATGTTAAGAGAACAGGAGATATAGGATTTTTTAAAATAATCTCAGAAAGCAGTGTTGCAGGAGGAATAAGAAGAATTTCTGCTTTGGCTGGACTTAAAGCTTATGAATGGGTTAAAAACTTAGAAGAAAAAATTGAAAATACTGCAAAACTTTTAAAAACCACACCTACAGATTTGGAAAAGAAAATATCTGCTCTTTTTAATGAAATAGATGGGCTTAAAAAAGAAATTAAAAAACTTAAAAGTGTAGATATTAAAAAAAGTCTTGAAGAAAAGCTGAAAGAAGTTGAGGAAATAAATGGAGTTAAAGTCCTTGTTGCCTCTTTTGAAACTGAAAATATGGCAGAACTAAGGGAAATAGGGGATTATTTTAAAAATAAACTTGGTTCAGGAATAATTTTCCTTATCGGAGAAAAAGAACTTCCCCTTGCAGTTTGTATGGTAACTAAAGATTTGGCAAATAAATACCCAGCTCATAAAATCTTTCAAAAATTGGAAGAATTTGTAGGATTAAAGGGTGGAGGGAAACCTGAACTCTCTCAAGGTAGTTTTAAAGAAAAAGTTAAGGTAGAAGATATAAAAGCTTTATTACAAAAGGAATTGCCTAATTTTTAA
- the metK gene encoding methionine adenosyltransferase produces the protein MLARNFLFTSESVVEGHPDKVADQISDAILDAILEKDPYARVACETLVNTGMILIAGEITTEARVDYATIARGVVKEIGYNHSDLGFDYQTCAVLISIDRQSPDIAMGIDRDGEIGAGDQGLMFGYACDETPDYMPMPIWYAHKLAMRLAEVRKKGILPFLRPDGKTQVTVRYEDRRPVDIHTIVIAAQHDPTVTQKELREAIIEEVVKKVIAPEHLRPDTKILVNTTGRFVIGGPLADCGMTGRKIIVDTYGGRGHHGGGAFSGKDPTKVDRTPSYYARYVAKNLVAAGVARELEVQVAYAIGIPDPLAINVNTYGTETIPVEKILDIINKLFCFRPKHMIEYLNLRRPIYRKTACYGHFGRNEPEFTWEKLDMVEKIKELAHFDK, from the coding sequence ATGCTTGCAAGAAATTTTCTTTTTACTTCAGAATCTGTTGTAGAGGGACATCCTGATAAAGTGGCTGATCAAATCTCAGATGCTATATTAGATGCAATTTTAGAAAAGGATCCATATGCAAGAGTAGCTTGTGAAACCTTGGTTAATACTGGGATGATTCTTATTGCAGGGGAGATTACAACTGAAGCTCGTGTTGATTATGCCACTATTGCAAGAGGTGTGGTAAAAGAGATAGGGTATAATCACTCAGATCTTGGATTTGATTATCAAACCTGTGCAGTTCTTATTAGTATAGATAGACAGAGCCCTGATATTGCTATGGGAATAGATAGAGATGGGGAAATAGGAGCAGGGGATCAAGGACTTATGTTTGGATACGCCTGTGATGAAACTCCAGATTATATGCCTATGCCTATTTGGTATGCTCATAAATTGGCCATGAGACTTGCAGAAGTAAGAAAAAAAGGAATTTTACCCTTTTTAAGACCTGATGGAAAAACTCAAGTTACTGTAAGATATGAAGATAGGAGACCTGTAGATATTCACACTATAGTTATTGCTGCTCAGCATGATCCAACCGTTACTCAAAAAGAACTAAGAGAGGCTATAATTGAAGAAGTAGTTAAAAAAGTGATTGCTCCTGAACATCTAAGACCTGATACAAAGATACTTGTAAATACTACAGGAAGATTTGTTATAGGTGGTCCTCTTGCTGATTGTGGAATGACAGGAAGGAAAATAATAGTTGATACTTATGGAGGAAGGGGACACCATGGAGGAGGAGCTTTTTCTGGTAAAGATCCAACAAAAGTTGATAGAACCCCTTCTTATTATGCAAGATATGTAGCTAAAAACCTTGTTGCTGCAGGAGTTGCAAGAGAACTTGAGGTACAAGTAGCTTATGCTATAGGAATACCAGATCCCTTGGCTATAAATGTGAATACTTACGGAACAGAAACTATTCCGGTTGAAAAGATATTAGATATCATAAACAAACTTTTCTGTTTTAGACCTAAACATATGATTGAATATTTAAATCTTAGAAGACCCATTTATAGAAAGACAGCTTGCTATGGGCATTTTGGGAGAAATGAACCTGAATTTACTTGGGAAAAACTTGATATGGTTGAGAAAATAAAGGAACTTGCTCACTTTGATAAATAG
- the ahcY gene encoding adenosylhomocysteinase: protein MDFHVKDLSLADEGLKLIEWAEMDMPVLRQIRSRFNQEKPLKGIRIGGCLHITTETANLARTLKEGGAEVYLCASNPLSTKDEVAAALVKYFEIPVFAIRGEDKETYYSHIKAVIDKEPHITIDDGADLVTTLHRERPEKLDKVWGGTEETTTGVIRLKAMARDGALKYPIIAVNDALTKHLFDNRYGTGQSTIDGILRTTNRLLAGSYFVIAGFGWCGKGLAMRARGMGAKVIITEVDPLKALEAVMEGYLVMPMDEAAEIGDFFCTVTGNKSVIRKEHFLKMKDGAIIANSGHFDVEIDLEDLKSISTKVRQIRKEVEEYTLINGKRIYLLSQGRLVNLAGAEGHPSGVMDMSFANQALCIEYIVKNKDKLEKKVYPVPEEIDKEVARLKLIAMGVKIDTLTPEQKKYLSSWEEGT, encoded by the coding sequence ATGGATTTTCATGTAAAAGATCTTTCTTTAGCAGATGAAGGGCTTAAACTTATAGAATGGGCTGAAATGGATATGCCTGTTTTAAGACAAATAAGATCCCGTTTTAATCAAGAAAAGCCTTTAAAAGGGATAAGAATTGGAGGGTGTTTACATATTACTACAGAAACGGCAAATCTTGCAAGAACATTAAAAGAAGGAGGAGCTGAGGTTTATCTTTGTGCATCAAATCCACTTTCTACAAAAGATGAAGTAGCTGCAGCTTTGGTGAAATACTTTGAAATTCCTGTTTTTGCTATAAGAGGTGAAGATAAAGAAACTTACTATTCCCATATAAAGGCAGTTATAGATAAAGAACCTCATATAACCATAGATGATGGAGCAGATTTAGTAACTACCCTTCATAGAGAGAGACCTGAAAAGCTTGATAAAGTTTGGGGAGGGACTGAAGAAACTACAACAGGAGTTATAAGACTTAAAGCTATGGCAAGAGATGGTGCATTGAAATATCCTATTATCGCAGTAAATGATGCTTTAACTAAACACCTTTTTGATAACCGCTATGGTACAGGGCAATCAACTATTGATGGTATTTTAAGGACTACTAATAGGCTTCTTGCAGGTTCTTATTTTGTGATTGCTGGTTTTGGATGGTGTGGAAAGGGTCTTGCTATGAGAGCAAGAGGAATGGGAGCAAAGGTAATTATTACAGAAGTTGACCCCTTAAAAGCATTAGAAGCTGTAATGGAAGGTTATTTAGTAATGCCTATGGATGAAGCTGCTGAAATTGGAGATTTTTTCTGTACAGTAACAGGAAATAAATCAGTTATTAGAAAAGAACATTTTCTAAAAATGAAAGATGGAGCAATAATTGCTAATTCAGGACATTTTGATGTGGAAATAGACCTTGAAGATTTAAAAAGTATATCAACAAAGGTAAGACAAATAAGAAAAGAAGTTGAAGAATATACCCTTATAAATGGAAAAAGAATTTATCTTCTTTCTCAAGGAAGGCTTGTTAATTTAGCAGGAGCAGAAGGACATCCTTCTGGAGTTATGGATATGAGCTTTGCTAATCAAGCTCTTTGTATTGAGTATATTGTTAAAAATAAAGATAAACTTGAAAAAAAAGTTTACCCAGTTCCTGAAGAAATTGACAAAGAAGTAGCAAGGCTTAAATTAATAGCTATGGGGGTAAAAATAGACACTCTAACTCCTGAACAAAAAAAATACTTAAGTTCTTGGGAAGAAGGAACATAA
- a CDS encoding riboflavin synthase, whose amino-acid sequence MFTGLVEGIGKIISLQPYRGGLLAEISASFSLKDTDVGDSIAVDGICLTITEIKGSTFKAHISPETLNKTTLRYKNSGDFVNLERALKFGDRLGGHLVSGHVDGIGKIVSITPIEDFWKLVVEIPSEFTPYLVKKGSIAIDGVSLTINDFKNNLLEFMLVPHTLKVTTLCLKKPGDLVNIEIDMIAKMVYKWLSPYLESLESSKRALTLEFLKEHGFL is encoded by the coding sequence ATGTTTACAGGGCTGGTAGAGGGAATTGGGAAAATAATTTCTTTACAGCCTTACAGAGGAGGACTTCTTGCTGAAATTTCTGCTTCTTTTTCTTTAAAAGATACAGATGTAGGTGATAGCATAGCTGTTGATGGAATATGCTTAACTATTACAGAAATAAAAGGTTCCACCTTTAAAGCTCACATTTCTCCTGAAACCTTAAATAAAACCACTCTTCGCTACAAAAATTCAGGAGACTTTGTTAATTTAGAAAGAGCCCTTAAATTTGGGGATCGTTTGGGTGGGCACTTAGTTTCTGGACATGTTGATGGAATAGGGAAAATTGTCTCTATAACTCCTATAGAAGATTTTTGGAAACTTGTTGTAGAAATACCTTCTGAATTTACCCCCTATCTTGTTAAAAAAGGCTCCATTGCTATAGACGGAGTTAGCTTAACTATTAATGATTTTAAAAATAATCTTTTAGAATTTATGTTAGTTCCACACACACTTAAAGTTACTACCTTATGTTTAAAAAAACCTGGAGATTTAGTAAATATAGAAATAGATATGATAGCTAAAATGGTCTATAAATGGCTTTCTCCTTATCTGGAAAGTCTTGAGTCTTCCAAAAGGGCTCTTACCTTAGAGTTTCTTAAAGAACATGGCTTTCTATAA
- a CDS encoding serine hydrolase domain-containing protein yields the protein MAFYKVYSHLFSLLEEGIKNEVFPGAIAGISISGSRYIVGRGYKSLFPFLEPLEDEDLFDLASLTKPLALAYTFIYLLSKNPKIELFKPIGEYIELNSSLARIPIFRFLNHTSGLPPWYPLYKEVKEPKENNLEIYIQKINDLPLEYKPGEKCVYSDLGYYLLTYLLEKVYEKSFSNLFEEAKNIIPFSKKAFLDFNPLEKGFSQEKIVPTSVCPINKKILRGVVEDENTRALKGVSGVAGLFGNIYEVLDILETILRAYKGEVKELSYDLVKEFLDFREKDFSFSLGFMLQSYNGYSATGGVFSDKTVGHLGFTGCSFFIDLEKDFIVVLLTNRVYFGRTNQKIKDFRVKFHTLLSSLALK from the coding sequence ATGGCTTTCTATAAAGTTTACTCTCATTTATTTTCTCTTCTCGAAGAAGGAATTAAAAATGAAGTTTTCCCAGGTGCTATAGCTGGAATTTCTATTTCTGGTTCAAGGTATATAGTAGGAAGAGGTTATAAATCTTTATTTCCTTTTTTAGAGCCTCTTGAAGATGAGGATCTTTTTGATCTTGCTTCACTAACTAAACCTCTTGCTCTTGCCTACACTTTCATTTATTTATTATCTAAAAACCCCAAAATTGAGCTTTTTAAACCTATAGGTGAATATATAGAACTCAACTCATCCTTAGCAAGAATTCCTATTTTTAGATTTTTAAATCATACTTCAGGACTTCCTCCTTGGTATCCTCTTTACAAAGAGGTTAAAGAGCCAAAAGAGAATAATTTAGAAATATATATCCAAAAAATTAATGATTTACCCCTTGAATATAAACCTGGTGAAAAATGTGTTTACTCAGATCTTGGCTATTACCTTTTAACTTATCTACTTGAAAAGGTTTATGAAAAGTCTTTTTCTAACCTTTTTGAAGAAGCAAAAAATATTATTCCTTTTAGTAAGAAAGCTTTTTTAGATTTTAACCCTTTAGAAAAAGGATTTTCTCAGGAAAAAATTGTTCCTACCTCAGTTTGTCCTATAAATAAAAAGATTTTGAGAGGTGTTGTAGAAGATGAAAATACAAGAGCTCTTAAAGGAGTTTCTGGAGTTGCAGGACTTTTTGGGAATATTTACGAAGTTTTAGATATTTTAGAAACCATACTTAGAGCATATAAAGGTGAAGTTAAAGAACTTTCTTATGACTTAGTTAAAGAATTTTTAGACTTTAGAGAAAAAGATTTTTCTTTTTCTCTTGGGTTTATGTTACAAAGTTATAATGGTTATTCAGCAACTGGGGGGGTTTTTTCTGATAAAACAGTAGGTCATCTTGGATTCACAGGATGTTCATTTTTTATAGATTTAGAAAAAGATTTTATCGTAGTTTTACTTACTAATAGAGTTTATTTTGGAAGGACTAACCAAAAGATAAAAGATTTTAGAGTAAAATTTCACACTTTACTAAGTTCCTTAGCTCTTAAGTAG
- the proC gene encoding pyrroline-5-carboxylate reductase, whose product MNEIKKIGIIGGGQMAEALIKGFLKKNLFNSENILVSEPVEERRKYLEKSYKINTTKSNVEVVKKNELILLAVKPQVMKKVLEEIAPYINTEKHLILTIAAGIPINFYEKILPPQTKVIRIMPNTCALVHQAISGISKGSFATDEDLKIAETIFSAIGETILVEENLMDAITSLSGSGPAYVALFIEALIDGGVRTGLPRYIAEKLVLQTVFGTAKLMLETGKNPYEIKSMVTSPAGTTITAMQEFYEKGLPGIIISGIYKAYLRAKELSKV is encoded by the coding sequence ATGAATGAAATTAAAAAAATAGGGATTATTGGTGGAGGACAAATGGCTGAAGCTCTTATAAAAGGCTTTCTTAAAAAGAATTTATTTAATTCTGAAAATATCCTTGTTTCTGAACCTGTTGAAGAAAGAAGAAAATACTTGGAAAAATCTTACAAAATCAATACTACCAAATCAAATGTAGAAGTAGTTAAAAAAAATGAGCTTATTCTTTTAGCAGTTAAACCTCAAGTTATGAAAAAAGTTTTAGAAGAGATAGCTCCATATATAAATACCGAAAAACATTTGATTCTCACAATAGCTGCAGGTATCCCTATAAATTTTTATGAAAAGATACTTCCTCCCCAAACAAAAGTAATAAGAATTATGCCTAATACATGTGCTTTAGTTCATCAAGCTATAAGTGGTATTTCTAAAGGATCTTTTGCAACTGATGAAGATTTGAAAATAGCAGAAACTATTTTCTCAGCTATTGGAGAAACTATATTAGTAGAAGAAAATCTCATGGATGCAATTACCTCTCTTTCTGGAAGCGGACCTGCTTATGTAGCCCTTTTTATAGAAGCCCTTATTGATGGAGGAGTAAGAACTGGTCTACCAAGATACATAGCAGAAAAACTTGTTTTGCAAACAGTTTTTGGAACAGCAAAACTTATGCTTGAAACAGGAAAAAATCCCTATGAAATAAAAAGCATGGTTACTTCACCAGCAGGAACAACAATTACTGCTATGCAAGAATTTTATGAAAAAGGACTTCCTGGAATAATAATTTCTGGAATTTATAAAGCCTACTTAAGAGCTAAGGAACTTAGTAAAGTGTGA
- a CDS encoding inorganic phosphate transporter yields MRELALLASFLIAFAIGSNDASNALSISIGAGVIKLKRAIFLFGILVFFGIWLNGDRVMETVGKNLVETPSKTLGFSFLISAILIILSNWKKLPLSTHQIIIGSLVGNALAENSTINFISLIKIFLSWITSPITALFVSFFLYKIVEKFFLKLAFFKIERFLKIFLLISASLISYNTGANEVATVLGPLIYSNIYINFFLIFFISSFLVFLGAYLLSHRVIETVGKGIAPLDPFSGFVAQISAGITLFSFTLLGMPISTTYCMIGAITGVGMTKGLKTVKLELIKKIILNWGISLFLTFSLSFLITKIVLKIL; encoded by the coding sequence ATGAGAGAACTTGCTCTTTTAGCTAGTTTTCTCATTGCCTTTGCTATAGGTTCAAATGATGCAAGTAATGCTTTAAGTATTTCTATAGGTGCAGGTGTTATAAAGCTAAAAAGAGCAATTTTTCTTTTTGGAATCCTTGTATTTTTTGGAATTTGGCTAAATGGAGATCGTGTAATGGAAACAGTTGGCAAAAATTTAGTAGAAACCCCTTCCAAAACATTGGGCTTTTCTTTTCTTATTTCTGCCATATTAATAATTCTTTCTAACTGGAAAAAACTTCCTCTTTCTACTCATCAAATTATTATAGGAAGTCTTGTTGGAAATGCCTTGGCAGAAAATTCTACTATTAATTTCATTTCTTTAATTAAAATTTTTTTGTCCTGGATTACCTCCCCTATCACTGCTCTCTTTGTATCCTTTTTTCTCTATAAAATTGTTGAAAAATTCTTTTTAAAATTAGCTTTTTTTAAAATAGAAAGGTTTTTAAAGATATTTTTACTTATTAGTGCCTCTCTTATTTCTTACAATACCGGAGCTAATGAAGTAGCAACAGTTCTTGGACCTCTTATTTATTCTAACATCTACATAAACTTTTTTCTAATCTTTTTTATTTCCTCTTTTTTAGTATTTTTAGGAGCTTATCTTTTAAGCCATAGAGTTATTGAAACAGTAGGTAAAGGAATTGCACCTCTTGATCCCTTTTCAGGTTTTGTAGCCCAAATAAGTGCAGGAATTACTCTTTTTTCTTTTACCCTCTTAGGTATGCCTATTTCTACTACCTATTGTATGATAGGAGCTATAACTGGGGTAGGAATGACAAAAGGTTTAAAAACAGTTAAACTTGAGCTTATTAAAAAAATAATTTTAAATTGGGGAATTTCCCTTTTTCTTACCTTTTCTCTTTCTTTTTTAATTACTAAAATCGTATTAAAAATTTTATAA
- a CDS encoding TIGR00153 family protein, whose product MLEKIFGGEKLEKKTLENIQNYLRIFISTQECLKTLLLTEDLERSYCIENLEREADFVRREIISTIYEGAFLPYIRPNLCTFIEITEKAFDFLKTCAFEFRYINKDFYKDIKDDVVKIANINIEMAEILYKSFESLLKKDNLREKNLAIRIYEKKVDELKLDLTNKIRQKEITNFWEGKNISDFIEALVKISDVIEDASDYLYILDISLK is encoded by the coding sequence ATGTTAGAAAAAATATTTGGCGGAGAGAAATTAGAGAAAAAAACCCTTGAGAATATACAGAATTATCTAAGAATCTTTATTTCTACTCAAGAATGTTTGAAAACCCTTTTACTTACTGAAGATTTAGAAAGAAGTTACTGTATAGAAAATTTGGAAAGAGAGGCTGATTTTGTAAGAAGAGAAATTATCTCCACTATTTATGAAGGGGCTTTCTTACCTTATATAAGACCTAACCTCTGTACATTTATTGAAATAACAGAAAAAGCCTTTGATTTTTTAAAAACCTGTGCTTTTGAGTTTAGATATATTAATAAAGATTTTTATAAAGATATCAAAGATGATGTAGTAAAAATTGCTAATATTAATATTGAGATGGCTGAAATTTTATATAAATCCTTTGAATCTCTTTTAAAAAAAGATAATTTAAGAGAGAAAAACTTAGCTATTAGAATCTATGAAAAAAAGGTTGATGAATTAAAACTTGATTTAACAAATAAAATTCGTCAAAAAGAAATTACTAATTTTTGGGAAGGAAAAAATATTTCTGACTTTATAGAAGCTTTGGTCAAAATTAGTGATGTAATTGAAGATGCAAGTGATTATCTTTATATTCTTGACATTAGTCTCAAATAA
- a CDS encoding CBS domain-containing protein, which translates to MSKKISEIMNTKLETISSDDSVYSAIEKMIDRRIRSLLVLPKDEKDEYGVVTVRNIIFKVLTKKLDPHKIRIGEIASKPVIAVSKDASIEDIYGLMEKNNIARVFVKEGNKIIGVVSFFDIMYHILIERAKT; encoded by the coding sequence ATGTCAAAAAAGATTTCTGAAATTATGAATACTAAACTGGAAACTATTTCTTCTGATGATTCAGTTTATTCTGCTATAGAAAAAATGATCGATAGAAGAATAAGGTCACTTCTTGTTTTACCAAAAGATGAAAAAGATGAATATGGAGTAGTTACAGTAAGAAATATAATTTTTAAAGTACTTACTAAAAAATTAGACCCTCATAAAATAAGAATAGGGGAAATAGCTTCGAAACCTGTTATTGCAGTTTCTAAGGATGCCTCTATAGAAGATATTTATGGACTTATGGAAAAAAATAATATTGCAAGAGTATTTGTTAAAGAAGGAAATAAAATTATAGGAGTTGTGTCATTTTTTGACATAATGTATCATATCCTTATAGAAAGGGCTAAAACTTAA